One Buteo buteo chromosome 5, bButBut1.hap1.1, whole genome shotgun sequence DNA window includes the following coding sequences:
- the PUSL1 gene encoding tRNA pseudouridine synthase-like 1 isoform X1: protein MADISWTEGVSSETVANASSEFNLEADFQYSLFTVIYSIVFVLGLVENVLALYLLSCKVKHTSHSYVYLINLALADTLFVCVLPFKIHYHLNRNNWIFGDMACRITGTLYYINIYLSIAFFTCICVDRYIAVLHPFTYIQIKVIHYVMVVTILWVVALSVMVPLILGGPLHNSDVRNMTACFENFATRSWTSRMAPYNILALVFGFVIPFSIILISYPLIAKRISQIKHSIRKRKALSTIYIILVICVLCFLPYHLTHLLHFLMRIQVIQNESFTSLIYKMRRVTLALVSFNCCLNPLLYYFTSSSKHWYFNFKLRFRSKMVYTICDQKCGESSYVYKLQQRHGNKKDRDGIN, encoded by the coding sequence ATGGCAGATATTTCCTGGACTGAAGGAGTCTCCAGCGAGACAGTTGCCAATGCCAGTTCAGAATTCAATTTGGAAGCAGACTTCCAGTATTCCCTGTTTACTGTCATCTACAGCATTGTCTTCGTGCTAGGACTGGTAGAAAATGTCTTGGCTCTGTACCTCCTGTCCTGCAAAGTAAAGCACACTTCTCATTCCTATGTATACCTCATTAATCTAGCTCTGGCAGACaccttgtttgtttgtgttttgccttttaaaattcattaccACCTGAATCGGAACAATTGGATCTTTGGTGACATGGCTTGTAGGATAACTGGGACTTTGTACTACATCAACATCTATCTCAGCATTGCCTTTTTCACCTGCATTTGCGTCGATCGTTACATTGCAGTGTTGCACCCCTTCACGTACATCCAGATCAAAGTCATCCATTACGTGATGGTGGTCACAATCCTTTGGGTGGTCGCTCTAAGTGTCATGGTTCCGCTTATCCTTGGAGGTCCCCTCCACAACAGTGATGTGAGGAACATGACAGCGTGTTTTGAGAACTTTGCTACGCGTAGCTGGACTTCTCGCATGGCACCTTACAACATCCTGGCCTTAGTTTTTGGGTTTGTGATCCCATTTTCCATCATTCTAATCAGCTATCCTCTCATTGCTAAGAGGATCTCCCAGATCAAACACAGCATTCGCAAGAGGAAGGCCCTGAGCACTATCTACATCATCTTGGTCAtttgtgttttgtgctttctcccGTATCATCTCACTCACTTGCTCCACTTTTTAATGAGAATCCAGGTCATCCAGAATGAGTCATTTACCAGCTTGATCTACAAAATGCGAAGAGTCACCTTAGCCCTAGTGAGCTTCAACTGTTGCCTTAACCCGCTCTTGTACTACTTCACCTCTTCCAGCAAGCATTGGTACTTCAACTTCAAGCTCAGATTCAGGTCTAAAATGGTGTACACCATCTGTGACCAGAAATGTGGGGAGTCCTCCTATGTTTATAAACTACAACAGagacatggaaataaaaaagacagagatGGAATCAACTGA